One Cottoperca gobio chromosome 23, fCotGob3.1, whole genome shotgun sequence genomic region harbors:
- the slc5a8 gene encoding sodium-coupled monocarboxylate transporter 1: MSGDSVLVGSFVAADYLVFALMLLVSAAVGVYYAWADRGQQSSGDFLMGGRRLTALPVSLSLTASFMSAITVLSNPAEVYRYGANIGFYGLSYIVTMVVTSEVFLPVFYRLDITSTYEYLELRFSRATRLLGTSLFIVQTIIYTGIVIYAPALALNQVTGMDLWGAVVSTGVVCTFYCTMGGLKAVVWTDVFQLGVMLAGFLSVIVRSVVVQGGVLPIISDSQQGGRLNFWDFDTNPLRRHTFWTITVGGAFVWISIYGINQAQVQRYISCKSITHARLSLYINLLGLCFILLCSVFAGMCLFSVYKNCDPWTAGRVSAPDQLMPYLVMDILGDYPGLPGLFVAAAYSGSLSTVSSSINALAAVTVEDLIKPYTNLSEKHLSWISKGLSIMYGLLCIGMAGLASLMGGILQAAISIFGIIGGPLLGMFTLGILCPFANSKGALSGLVSGLVMSLWVGIGAQIYPPPPEMSRPLSLTTEGCNFTSGSLNWTSTALPTHLASITTAPVHNTDDKPVLADNWYSLSYLYFSPIGTIVAISVGLLVSLFTGGWKLKVESRLTLMKEDTTLYHIFKFFKDRVTTRTGKLDLTRDREMKVGNSNPAFCDVELDLTKNSIPS, from the exons ATGTCGGGGGACTCTGTGCTCGTCGGCTCCTTTGTGGCCGCGGACTATTTGGTGTTTGCTCTCATGCTCCTTGTGTCCGCTGCCGTCGGGGTCTACTACGCCTGGGCGGACAGGGGCCAGCAAAGCTCGGGGGACTTCCTAATGGGGGGCCGAAGACTGACGGCCCTGCCCGTGTCCCTGTCCCTGACCGCCAGCTTCATGTCAGCCATCACAGTGCTGTCCAACCCAGCCGAG GTGTACCGCTACGGAGCCAATATTGGATTTTATGGTCTCTCCTATATAGTGACGATGGTGGTCACATCCGAGGTCTTTCTGCCAGTGTTTTACAGGCTGGACATCACCAGCACGTATGAG TACCTGGAGCTGCGCTTCAGCAGAGCAACCCGTCTGCTGGGGACTTCACTCTTCATTGTTCAGACA ATCATCTACACTGGAATCGTCATTTATGCCCCAGCTCTTGCTTTAAACCAAG tCACTGGGATGGATCTGTGGGGTGCAGTTGTTTCCACAGGTGTGGTCTGTACCTTTTACTGCACCATG GGCGGCCTGAAGGCCGTGGTGTGGACAGACGTGTTTCAG CTTGGTGTCATGCTTGCAGGCTTCCTGTCTGTCATCGTCAGGTCTGTGGTCGTGCAAGGGGGAGTCCTCCCCATCATCTCAGATTCACAACAAGGAGGGAGACTCAACTTTTGGGA CTTTGACACGAACCCTCTGAGGAGACACACGTTTTGGACCATAACTGTTGGAGGAGCATTTGTGTGGATCAGTATCTATGGGATCAACCAGGCCCAGGTTCAGAGATACATCTCCTGCAAGAGCATCACTCATGCCAGACT ATCTCTGTACATCAACCTGCTGGGCCTGTGTTTCATCCTGCTGTGCTCAGTGTTTGCAGGGATGTGTCTCTTCTCAGTCTATAAGAACTGTGACCCATGGACCGCCGGACGCGTCTCTGCTCCGGATCAG TTGATGCCATATTTGGTGATGGACATCCTGGGAGACTATCCTGGCCTTCCTGGCCTGTTTGTTGCAGCTGCATATAGTGGATCTCTCAG CACAGTGTCCTCCAGCATCAATGCACTGGCTGCAGTGACAGTCGAGGATCTGATCAAACCGTACACGAACCTGTCTGAGAAACATCTGTCCTGGATCTCTAAAGGGCTGA GCATCATGTACGGGCTTTTATGCATTGGAATGGCTGGACTGGCTTCACTCATGGGAGGCATCTTACAG GCAGCCATCAGTATATTTGGCATCATTGGAGGTCCTCTACTTGGCATGTTTACGTTGGGCATCCTCTGTCCATTTGCCAACTCCAAA gGAGCTTTGTCAGGTCTTGTGTCAGGGTTGGTTATGTCTCTGTGGGTGGGCATCGGAGCCCAGATATACCCTCCCCCTCCTGAGATGAGCAGACCTCTGTCACTGACCACAGAAGGCTGTAACTTCACCTCCGGCAGCCTCAACTGGACCTCCACTGCTCTGCCAACACACCTAGCCTCCATCACCACAGCACCAGTACACAATACCGATGACAA GCCTGTGCTTGCTGATAACTGGTACTCTCTGTCCTACCTTTACTTCAGTCCTATCGGAACCATCGTAGCTATCAGTGTGGGGCTGTTAGTCAGCCTGTTTACAG GAGGCTGGAAGCTGAAGGTGGAATCGAGGCTTACATTAATGAAAGAAGACACAACTCTTTATCACATATTCAAGTTTTTTAAAGACCGT GTCACGACACGAACAGGAAAACTTGACCTGACGAGGGACAGAGAGATGAAGGTTGGCAACAGTAATCCTGCGTTCTGTGACGTTGAGCTGGACTTAACAAAAAACAGCATTCCCTCATGA